In Neisseria dentiae, one DNA window encodes the following:
- a CDS encoding chorismate mutase: MIIVMQKQAAPEAVERVIGFIRSRGLQEHISRGEERTIIGAVGDERVFHPNELESLPGVERAIRVLNEWRIISRETQPESSVITVRGVSFGGGAMLDITANPQRADSANAVFADPFYLPARPYASGGSGNEKEQIRAMQAGIARCHEAGKPAVVRIRDVRQLAPALEAEADVLYLGGELMSNRALQDEVGRLNTPVVLCKDKHHRADEWLVAAEHIALRGNHHIILGEAGTLSFEPEHPYRLDVDAIVRVRKASHLPVIANITRLWHGDMPQQVLYKLAEAAGADGIVNSL, from the coding sequence ATGATTATCGTGATGCAGAAGCAGGCGGCGCCGGAGGCGGTGGAGCGGGTGATCGGGTTTATCCGCAGCAGGGGCTTGCAGGAACATATTTCGCGCGGCGAAGAGCGCACCATTATCGGTGCGGTGGGCGACGAGCGGGTGTTCCACCCCAACGAGCTGGAAAGCCTGCCCGGCGTGGAGCGCGCCATCCGCGTGTTAAACGAGTGGCGCATCATCAGCCGCGAAACACAGCCCGAAAGCAGCGTGATTACCGTGCGCGGTGTGTCGTTCGGCGGCGGCGCGATGCTTGATATAACCGCCAACCCGCAACGTGCAGATAGCGCTAATGCGGTGTTCGCCGACCCGTTCTACCTGCCCGCGCGTCCGTATGCTTCCGGCGGCAGCGGCAACGAAAAAGAACAAATCCGCGCCATGCAGGCGGGGATTGCGCGCTGCCACGAAGCAGGCAAGCCCGCGGTGGTGCGCATACGCGACGTGCGCCAGCTCGCCCCCGCGCTGGAGGCCGAAGCCGATGTGCTTTATCTGGGCGGCGAGCTGATGAGCAACCGCGCCCTGCAAGACGAAGTAGGCCGTCTGAACACGCCCGTGGTGTTGTGCAAAGACAAACACCACCGCGCCGACGAATGGCTGGTGGCGGCCGAACACATTGCCTTGCGCGGCAACCACCATATTATCCTCGGCGAAGCGGGCACGCTCAGTTTCGAGCCGGAACATCCCTACCGTTTGGATGTGGATGCCATCGTGCGCGTGCGCAAAGCCAGCCACCTGCCCGTGATTGCCAACATCACCCGCCTGTGGCACGGCGATATGCCGCAGCAGGTTTTATACAAGCTGGCCGAAGCGGCCGGTGCCGACGGAATTGTGAACAGCCTGTGA
- the dusB gene encoding tRNA dihydrouridine synthase DusB: MHIGAYLIDNPVALAPMAGITDKPFRRLCREYGAGWAVGEMLNSDPTLRHTRKTLRRSDFSGESGIAAVQIAGNDPAQMAEAARYNVGQGAQVIDINMGCPAKKVCNVSAGSALMQNEPLVYEILNAVVKAVNVPVTLKTRLGWHDEHKNILTVARMAEEAGIAAIAIHGRTRTQMYQGEASYDLIAEAKSRLNIPVWVNGDITSPQKAQAVLAQTGADGIMIGRGAQGQPWLFRDISYFAEYGRLPDPLSVAQCGETALRHIGAMHEFYGERDGVRIARKHIGWYIAALPDGETVRREINRMESAAAQYDALAAFLEKAPETTDRWPCAYR, encoded by the coding sequence ATGCATATCGGCGCTTATTTGATAGACAACCCCGTCGCACTTGCGCCGATGGCCGGCATTACCGACAAACCTTTCCGCCGCCTCTGCCGCGAATACGGCGCGGGTTGGGCGGTGGGCGAAATGCTCAACAGCGACCCGACCCTGCGCCACACCCGCAAAACCCTGCGCCGCAGCGATTTTTCCGGCGAAAGCGGCATAGCGGCGGTGCAGATTGCCGGCAACGACCCCGCGCAGATGGCCGAGGCCGCGCGTTACAACGTTGGGCAGGGCGCGCAGGTTATCGACATCAACATGGGCTGCCCGGCCAAAAAAGTCTGCAACGTTTCGGCAGGCAGCGCGCTGATGCAGAACGAACCGCTGGTGTATGAAATATTAAATGCCGTGGTGAAAGCCGTTAACGTGCCTGTTACCCTGAAAACCCGTTTGGGCTGGCACGACGAACACAAAAACATCTTAACCGTGGCGCGCATGGCCGAAGAAGCGGGCATTGCCGCCATCGCCATTCACGGGCGCACGCGCACGCAGATGTATCAGGGCGAGGCATCATACGATTTGATTGCCGAAGCCAAAAGCCGTCTGAACATACCCGTGTGGGTGAACGGCGACATCACCAGCCCGCAGAAAGCGCAGGCCGTGCTGGCGCAAACCGGTGCCGACGGCATCATGATAGGCCGCGGGGCGCAGGGGCAGCCGTGGCTGTTCCGCGATATAAGCTATTTCGCCGAATACGGCCGCCTGCCCGATCCGTTGAGCGTGGCGCAATGCGGCGAAACCGCCTTGCGGCATATCGGCGCCATGCACGAATTTTACGGCGAGCGCGACGGCGTGCGCATCGCCCGCAAACACATAGGCTGGTATATAGCTGCGCTGCCCGACGGCGAAACCGTCCGCCGCGAAATCAACCGCATGGAAAGCGCGGCGGCACAATACGATGCGCTGGCGGCGTTTTTGGAAAAAGCCCCCGAAACCACCGACCGCTGGCCGTGTGCCTACCGTTAA